In one window of Bradyrhizobium sp. AZCC 1721 DNA:
- a CDS encoding alpha/beta hydrolase: protein MSLRAELLRIGIRMLLKRRGGSLDVEQWRRNMRAMERFVPHPPARSTTVEIEAGRVRFHRVTTPASRPERNVLYLHGGAYVSGAPVHYRHFLWRIADALQARVWALEYRLAPEHAFPAALEDAVEGYRWLVDHAPDSRQLFVVGDSAGGGLALGLLLRLRDDGKPLPAAAVALSPWTDLALTGASLKTNAAADPMLNVEDLPDLAKLYLGGADPRTPYASPLYGDPAGLPPVLIQVGSDEILKDDAVRMVEKLRSHNPRSKLEIWRRMPHVWQLFVPVLPEARQAIAQIGEFISDVRG from the coding sequence GGTATTCGCATGTTGCTCAAGCGGCGCGGCGGGAGTCTCGATGTCGAGCAATGGCGGCGAAACATGCGTGCGATGGAGCGGTTTGTGCCGCATCCGCCCGCCCGGAGCACAACAGTCGAGATCGAGGCCGGTCGGGTGCGATTTCACCGGGTTACCACACCGGCATCCCGGCCCGAACGTAACGTGCTTTATCTCCACGGCGGCGCCTATGTTTCCGGCGCGCCGGTCCATTACCGGCACTTCCTCTGGCGGATTGCCGACGCCTTGCAAGCCCGCGTCTGGGCGCTCGAATACCGCCTCGCTCCGGAACACGCTTTTCCGGCAGCGCTTGAGGATGCCGTGGAGGGCTATCGTTGGCTCGTCGATCACGCGCCCGATAGTCGCCAGTTGTTCGTAGTGGGAGATTCGGCCGGCGGCGGCCTGGCGCTGGGCCTGCTGTTGAGGCTCCGTGACGATGGCAAGCCGCTTCCGGCCGCGGCCGTCGCCTTGTCGCCCTGGACCGATCTGGCCCTGACCGGCGCTTCGCTGAAGACGAATGCAGCGGCCGATCCGATGCTGAATGTCGAGGATCTTCCCGATCTGGCGAAGCTCTATCTCGGCGGAGCCGATCCGCGCACGCCCTACGCTTCGCCGCTCTACGGCGATCCCGCCGGATTGCCGCCGGTACTTATTCAAGTCGGCAGCGATGAAATTCTGAAGGACGACGCCGTCCGCATGGTGGAGAAGCTGCGGTCGCACAATCCGCGCAGCAAGCTCGAGATCTGGCGGCGCATGCCGCACGTCTGGCAATTATTCGTGCCGGTGTTGCCGGAAGCCCGTCAGGCGATTGCGCAGATCGGCGAGTTTATCTCTGACGTGCGCGGCTGA